Genomic DNA from Oceaniferula marina:
TCCTGAACAGTGCGGGGATTGGGCTCTGGATCACCTTGAGTTTCGCCCTGCTTCCTCTACTCGCCGTCCGACGGGTCAGTCCACTCGCCGCCCTGCGCCGGGCCGATGGCATCCAACAATCCAGCAAACGGGATCCCTGGCGCTGGGTTGTCATGCTTTCACTGGTGCTGTTCTCCTTTCTTCTAACCTATTGGGAAACGTCCGGACAGAACAAGGGAGGCATGATCGCGCTGGGCTATACCTTTTTCCTACTGGTCTCCTTTTCGGTACTCTCTCTTTCTGGATTCCTACTACGTCATTTGGCAAAAAAATGCTCACGCCCGGGCTGGCCATTTGTTTTGCGTCAGGGGATCGCAAACCTCCACCGCCCGAACAACCAGACCGGCATCTTTATGGTATCCATCGGTCTCGGGGTATTCCTAATCTTCACTCTGCTTCTCACCCAGAATATTCTACGCCAATGGCTCGACCCCGAACGCATGGAAAACCGTCCCAACCTGTTTCTCGTCGACGTGCCCCCCGAAGAGGAACAGCAAGTGGAGCAACTCATGAGCCAAAGCCGGGTGAAAATGCTAGGCAACGCTCCGATCGTGCAGCTTCGACTGACTGAGATCAAAGGCACTCCGGTCAATGAATTGATTGTCCCTTCCTCTGGCCGCAAGCCCATTCCCCGCTGGATCCTTCGCCGGGAGTTTCGATCCACCTTCCGGGAAAACCTGACCGATACCGAAACCTTGCTCAGCGGAGAATGGGTCGGCTCTGTCGAGGGCCTGCAACCCGATGCCGCCATCCCCGCCAGCTTTGAGCAAAAGCTCGCATCCGATCTCGGACTGCAACTCGGCGACGAAGTCACCATGTCGATCGAAGGCTTTGGTGAGTCCGTCAAGGTTCGGGTCGCCAGCCTGCGTGAAGTCGATTGGAGAAGTATGAACCTCAACTTTTTTATCGTATTTCCAAAGGGAAGCATCGACCCCTATGTCTCGTTTAATGTTCTGGCGGCCCACTCTCCGGATGCGGATGCCACGGCCGAGTTCCAGCAATCGGTCTTCGAACAACTCCCCTATGTCAACAGCATCGACGTCAGCCTCATCCTAACAACCGTTCAATCCGTGCTCGACACAGCAGCGAGCACCATCCGGATCATGGCCATGTTCACGGTGTTTACCGGCGGCATTGTGCTCATTGCATCCATCCTGTCGGGTCGCCGTGTCAGGGTTCGGGAGAGCGCCCTCCTCAGAACACTCGGAGCGTCCCGTGAACAAATGGCGCGCATCCTTGCCGTTGAATACGCCTTGCTTGGAAGCATGGCCACCCTGACCGGTGCGGTCTTGGCGCTGGTTGCCAGTTCACTTCTTGGCAGACTCGTTTTCGAAGGGGCCAGCGAAGGAGAAAGCTACCGCATCCCGTGGGAAATGTTAGCACTCAACTCAC
This window encodes:
- a CDS encoding ABC transporter permease: MLSVIKHLFSRWAWKMAWRDSRPVRWRLLLFSSSIIFGVAALVTIGSLRNNLNEAVESQAKSLLGADLMVGSRQPYQKPAEDWFTRLRVDGAQQSSEISFTTMLRLGEQSSPKLVNLRGIEKAFPYYGKVTTSPPDAWEKLFTTPGIIVESSFLKSMNAEVGDTARFGNTELPVLGVLLKAPPSSSGFSALSPTAVTSLDTLEQSQLVGGKSLVFYRKYFKLPPGIDPEAVVKDKAQLIAKQRLTQTTSKRRSENIEKAINRLYTFFSLIGLSALFLGGIGIAGAIHTHVHDRLSAVATLRCLGCSAARAFSVYLAQSLAMGIAGSLLGVLTGCSLVELTRIVLERLPAGLIPFEVEVSPAWDIILNSAGIGLWITLSFALLPLLAVRRVSPLAALRRADGIQQSSKRDPWRWVVMLSLVLFSFLLTYWETSGQNKGGMIALGYTFFLLVSFSVLSLSGFLLRHLAKKCSRPGWPFVLRQGIANLHRPNNQTGIFMVSIGLGVFLIFTLLLTQNILRQWLDPERMENRPNLFLVDVPPEEEQQVEQLMSQSRVKMLGNAPIVQLRLTEIKGTPVNELIVPSSGRKPIPRWILRREFRSTFRENLTDTETLLSGEWVGSVEGLQPDAAIPASFEQKLASDLGLQLGDEVTMSIEGFGESVKVRVASLREVDWRSMNLNFFIVFPKGSIDPYVSFNVLAAHSPDADATAEFQQSVFEQLPYVNSIDVSLILTTVQSVLDTAASTIRIMAMFTVFTGGIVLIASILSGRRVRVRESALLRTLGASREQMARILAVEYALLGSMATLTGAVLALVASSLLGRLVFEGASEGESYRIPWEMLALNSLSCICLIVLLGMLLSRGIAKQPPLQILRSEEMH